tatTACTCTCACGCAGTATTGGACAGATTTAAGCCGGTACTACCGGCTAATTTTTCAGTACACATTTTTACGTAATTATctgcagaaaattacattttccaactcagaaaaatctattgagtccaaatattatatttaaattttctaattaacattctaaatttttgaacctattctagacaattaaattattttaattaaacagTTAATTAATTGCGATTCTTACAATtggattaataataaaaaaacaaacaacaaTTAGTGAACAATAGTAAAATAATTCCTTCATAGTGATATTATTTATAGAGATGGaagaaaaaattcatattaatatAGTAAATCTTGCTTGGATTACTTTAATGGTTGTTttcacatttttcttttctcttagtATGGGGAGGAAGTGGACTTCAAAAGTACGACTAATTGGGGTAGGAGATCCAGCTATATCAATTGTTTTCTAACTGGGTTATTAAATTTTTCTATTGAATATTCTTTATTTCATTTCCTTTTAATTAATACCATACCAATTCTTTTAATTCAAATATATCCACATTTCGTAAGTCTATTTTATTTGAGTGGTGTAATGTAATCAATGCATAATACAAACAAAATAATCTATCAATTatccaatagtaaaatttattaaaatttctaTTTGGATAAATTGGCTCTTACCaaagttatatataaaaaatgagtaACTGTAAACTCCCCCCCCCTTAAcacctctttttccttttttccccttttttcaaACGAATTCATCTTTCGAACCATATCTCATCCCGTATGTGATGAAATAGGATGAATTGAGACAGTATTTTGTAAATACGTAATTATCTTGAATATATCAACCATTTATTTACTTTTCGATTATccgaaaagaacaaaaaaaacatCTTGTTCTTTTTCAACAATTTCTGATATCTAGTAGACTTCTCAGTAGGATTCGAACCCAGATGCagttttaagaaaaaaaagaacaataGGCTCTTATAGAATTGCCAAAAAATTCTTCGATTTCTTCTGAAAGCAGATGATTATTCATCTGCTTCTCACATTCTATGAATAGTCGACACATTGAAGAATATCCAAAGAGACATTTAGAGAATCGCTTTGATTCTATTTATGTTCGTTCCGTTTGAAGAAAGGAAGAATCCAAACAAAGAATCaatctttcttttagttgtatcTCTTTGATTGGTCAATGTATGATATTCCAAACCCTCGTTTCTAATGAAATTTCTGGATTGATCAAAAGATCCTTTTAATTGGCTAAAATCCGTTTGAATGAAACTAGATCTCGTGAAATCATATTGACTATTTGATGATACATTCCATACCTTGCTAAAATATCAATCTTTGTTTACCAACCACACATTATCTAATCAAATCCAATTTTCTCTCGATATGCTCCTCAAAATCCGATTCGCGCGAATTCTTCCCCCAACTAGCGAAGAGATCTTGGCAGAGTTGCCACGTGAAATTGAGCACCATTTTGCAAAAAAAATAGCCCGCTTATTTCTCAAAAAGAAATGGAAAACATGCTCAATATCATTTGATTGAGCACCCGTGTAACGTCGCCCTATATTCCAATTCCACGACAGACAATCGATGTGTATCAATGATGTCAAAAGGGCGGTAATAGTATTTGGGGGAGCACAGGAATTGCATAAATACTCCCGGTAGAGTAAATTTTATTTGTCTGTTCTCCAGAGGTTACTGTAGAATTTATAAATATAACAACAAATTGTAACAACAACAAAGGGGAGGGGGGAAAACGATCGGTGTACAAATCAACGAGGGAAAAAAAAACTGTTTTCTagaaggaaacaaaaaaaaaaggctatGCATTACCCAAGTTACCTCAGTTACAGATGCCTCGAGTCTTCTGCTGCCTAACTTTGCAGGACACTGGACCAAGAAGATCGCGGCGTGCCTTTTGTTTTCATTAAAAGAGTTGGTTTGATATTTACTTCATAATCTTCCAACTGCAAGCTCAAGGAATCGCTGTCGCACAATGTTAGCGCTAATGATTGACCAACAGTTTTTGTATAGTCATCCTGAAGGCTGATGTAGTCAGTAAGTTCTCCTTCAAGATCATCACTCAGATCACGTTGCCCTGGAATAACTACGATTCCAGCTTCAGAAACATTAATCGGAACAGAAGCAAAGTAACGCCCTCTGCTGTTACTATTACTCTGATCTCCAgatctcttccttttctttcccttttgtTTTTCGGGATGATGAAGCTTGCATCTGGTTCCTTTCGTACAGGTGCCCGTTGCTTGAAAAGTAGGACAGATACAACTGTGCTTCTTCCTACACTGATCATACATGAGCAAGCGAGTATTAGTCTCCGGTCATTTATGCACACAAATTTTTCGAAGAACAGTCAGCAGAGCCTAGAGTACAGAAaagattataattaaataaacaagaTTACACTTAGCAGTATTACTCCATTAGGATTAGCAATCCAACACAAACAGTGCAACAGGCTGCAACTGACTAGTCAATATGAAATTCTACTCAATGAACCCAAGTTGACATTAGAACCCTATGGCCTATACCCTACATAAATACAATGAACCACCGGATCATATCCATATTCTGCTAGTTGAAATGGAAATTCATACGCAAAGAAATGGATATTCTAGCAAAATGAGGAACAAATTAAATATTCAATATTatccagaaaacaaaattaattatgttGGTTAATACCTCATTCCCATCAGCACAATAACCCTTGAGAAATCCTTCACAAACAGAAGCCTTAGGGTTCACATTGACATGTCTATATGGGCAATTTCGGTTTGTGCATAAGCCTGCCATGAAAGTCGTCAGAATTATAACTTCCTTTGGAAGGAAAAAGACGAATTATATCAAAGATTACTTTCTAATAACCTTGCAGAAAATAAGAACAATCTGGCATTCTCTCTGGTATAACCTGCACAAGTGATTAACTTCAGTTTAGAGACAGGAGTAAATGCAGTAGATAACATTCAATGTCTTGGACTTGCTGCTATAACAAAACCTTATGAGTCAATTTGCAGCTGGGAGTAGAACATAAACCATTCAGGAACTTAGTACAGACAGCAATTTTTGAGGGATCATGAACATAAGGGCATTTCCCACCCTCCTTGTTACATTTCCCAAATCTTGTAAAAAACTGACAATACTTCTGCTTTCGAGCCAACCGTTGCCTGGCAGTATGCAAGCTCCATCTAACTTTTTCATTTGCCAATTTTCGAGTTCGTTTTTTTGGGTCTCTGATAAGCTGATTACCATTTCCAATTCGGACATATCTGTGAAAATTGATTCAGCATAGCAAGATCAATAACACTGCAGGACTTGGCATTATACAAATATTTTCCCTTTGGCTGCTTTTAAGCTAAGACAACCAACACTGACGAAATTCAAAATACTATAGGTATAAAAGCCAGTGCATAATAAGAGGGAACATACTCATCATTTCCAATCACCAATCTCCTAGGAATGTAAGCTCTTTTCACAACCAAGCCCGAATCAGCAGTGGCAGACGACAGGGATTCATCATCTACAAAAAGAATTGTAAGTGAAACATTGTAAGACCAAGTAATAGGATCTATTAACTGCTAGAGAAAAACAGCAGACTTATCCACAGAATATAATGACAAAAGAATGGGAAGCTGAACAGAAATGGAAGAACATTCATAATGGTCAATCCCATATTGGAAACAAAAGAAAGCTTAATGATTCCACACCTCACATTGCATAAACAAGAAATCAACTACAAACAAACTAAATGGTGTGGAGTATTTTACATAAGATAAgcaataaaaaaattgagaacaTTTCAAGAATATACAGGCAGGGCATATGTACACAGCCATGACAACATATGGGGTGAGTAATTCCAAattttgaacccatgaccaacaAGTCACAAGGCATCAAGGCTTATATGTTTGGATTTTTCTTTCTGCACCTTTACCATCATAtagacattaaaataaaaaaagggtaGCCCAGTGCACAAGCATTCCACATTAACGGAGGGTCCAGAAAAGGGTCATACCCAAAGGGTATAATGTACACAGCCTAACCTGTTAATTACATCAGTGGCTGTTTACACGGATTGAACCCGTGACCTTAAGGTCACACAGAGATAACACAACCATTGCTCCAAGGCTCCACTTCTATAGTATAGACATTAAGTTAATCAAAATGAGTCATAATGCTAACAGGTAATTCACTGCAAATGTTCAACTAGGGAACACATCTTTGGGAGAGGAAATAGGTCAGAGTCTTTTAGACATGCCTCGCCTATAATGCTATTTCAAAGGCTATTCATTATTGAAGTTGAAAAGAAACTAGCAAGCATTGCTTAGCTGAtgcaattaaattttttgttctaaGGAGCATCCATCATCCTTTCATTCAGTTCTTAATCTATCCCACAATGTTTTTTCATTGTGCTTAGAAGAATCTTGAAAACTGTCATACCACAATTTGTCCTTCAGCAGTCTGAGGCACCGTATTTCCAAATTACGGTTTTCATCATTCATGGCTTCAACAAAAGCCAGACAGCTTAAATATGATTCTTGGTCCCTATAAATATAGGTCATTTTGATTTTAATCTCTCTTTCcacttctctctttctttttttgtgcTTTTAGTCTTCATCATTAATAGCTTCGATCATTATATTTCATTAAAAAATGATTTTAGTTTGTACAAATATAATAAGTGACCTATAAATATCCCTGCAAATGCTTCATTGAGCCTAGGGGCGTATCATGTTTTTGGTGGACTGAAAAGTATGAAAGGACACACAAGGTTCAAGTAAAATGGTTCTCACAGAAATCCTGACCACCTGAAATCCTCTGAAGTGTGCGCCTGGAAGGATCCATTTTGTAGCGAACTGAACCAATACGGAATATACGTTCTACAAAATCAACCCATTACTTTCAGCCAGTaaggaaaaacaaagataaaTAGAACACAGAGCATAAATAAGCTTTAATAGCACGTTAAACAAATAGTCTGCAGCTTTATGATATGACAAACTCTCATGGAAAGAATGTTTCCTACTATTTGCATGGGAACCAACGCAAGCTGCACCTTTTTGCTCTCTCTTTTTCCTCTCTACTGCAGCAACAGCAAGTGTGGCCTCCTAAAATGATGATGAGAAACTGTTAAGTTCACTGACTAAGAAAGATCTATTTGCATAAAGTAAAATATACCAAAAGCCAAACTAACCTCATTAGCTTGCTTTGAGTTCTTCTCAATGGATTTGGACCATTTTAAACTAGACCCACCAACACTTAATACCTTGGATTTCCAAAGAGAAAACCCACGGGTTGACCTAGTGTAAACAGTATCCATCTTTCTGAAATGAAGCATTTTCTTactaaaataaaacagaaatcaAAAGTTTGCAATTTTGGGCTGCTGGTTGCACACAACCCAAAGCAGGAGAAACAAAGCAAACATAAATGAAGGAGTATCAAATGCTGAGTACCTAACTGCTGATAAGAAGGTACTATTGGAACATGAAGCAGAATTATGAATGACGCTTCTTAAATATGTTGGTCTTTTCCATGGAAATAACTGAGGCAAAACCCTTTGAGAATGCCATGAATTATGGCCATTTTTAGGTGACTTTTTGCCACATAATGTCCAGACTAATGAGGCTCTTAAAGATTTGAATGATCTCCCAGCAACTGAAAAGGATAAAGTTAAGTCTCAGCTCTAACCATGAATAAAGGGAAATAAAGCTATTATATGGAATAGCACCAACAGCTCAAAATTCCTCAGCCAACAGTGAGTCACAGCAAGGGCTGGGAATGGAGAAATCACTCCACCATAAGCTCAAACGAATAGACTCAAGACATGCAGAGATATAACATAAACACAAGCAAAcaacgaaataaaataaaaagctcTAAAAGTTAGGCTCAGGACATATAGAAAATTGTGAAGCTGATATTGGAAGAAAATGCCATTTATGCATTCATATATAAACATATAAAAGAAGAGATGAACACAAACAGAATTCTTGTAAAACAAGGGACACATTTCTAGCAGGTACAAACTAATGGATAGATGCATATAGCAAGCAGTTCAGTGtacttttaaattattatattttaaacagcAAACAGTATTCAACTGAATACATGATATGCATCTACTGCAGCCCCAATCCAAAAGTTATATATTTCCCAACGATGGTATGAGATTCAAAAGAGCAAAAATTATATGGATATGAATTAGGCAAAATAATAAGTTCTCCACCTATACCTTTATGTAACTGCCTCTTACTAAGCTTTCTGTTGCAAAGCACCTTACAAGACCCCTGACCATCAGAATCTAGAGTGGCTTTCGGCACTGCAACAGTCTGGTTCATATTCCTAACTAACTGATTTTTGCACCTCTTGTAGTAGCCTTCAGAGAAGGCTGTTTGGGACTTCTCATCACGAGAATTTGAAGTCGCTACCAACTGATTTGTTTTGGGCTTTGTATATACAATTCTCTTGGTGCTGAAAGAAGAAATGTGTCCATCATTTGCTTCAACTTGGTTCTCCAGCTTACTCAGTGGACTACTTTGATTATCAGGAGTTTCGTACTGATTTGAATCATCTTTGGAAGAGTTTGGTGTATCATTGATATCTATCAGTTTTCTAGGATCTGATGCATTTTCATAGCAACCACTGGAAGGAGGTTCTACCAATGGGGAAGATATATTTTCCTCTGATAATGTGCCAATGGATAGTGAAGGTTTTCTCTGACTCTGCTGAGGGACCTCTGCTACTCCTGTTTTCAAGGTCAGTTGATCTGACACATCAATCCTGCTCCCAGATCTGGTACTCTTTGATAATTCATCTAAGCTCAAAGGTGACTTATTTACAGAAGAGATCTGAGTAAAAGAAACTGTAGTAGGCTGTCTTACAAGACTGTTACCTTTACGAATGTAAGAGGTATTCTGAAAGTTTCCTTTCCTATCTAGAATTTGCCTTTTGGGAAGAAATTTTCCTGGCGAAAGCTTGTTTCCAGGTAAAGAACCTTGAGAATTATTACCAGAACGTCGCCAAGTTCGAGGATTTGAGAGATGGGTTGAAGAGGCAGATGTCTTTGAATTTGACTTTGAAATGATGAACGAACGACCCTTTTGAGTTTTTGGCATGGCACCTCCAAGGGTATTTTTGCTCCCATTTTCTGAAAAATAAGAAACTGGACCATTATTTGAAACCTTGGAGTTGACTTGGGATGATTGTCGCATTAGATTCCTCTCAACTGGGTTACTATGCCCAGTTGCATTAGCTGACTTCATAATCTTATTAGTATGCTGTATTGGTGAAGTACAAGTAGGCAAATCAGAACCATGTTCAACTGCAGATATATCCCCACAATTGTTTTCATCTTGGATTGATGTACAATTTAAATTCCCTCTCTCAGGTGCTTCCGATATCCCTTGAGAACACACATCTGATGGTGCTTCAGGTGCATCCTCCTCCAAATCACCATCGGAAGGATGGGACACAATGCTCTGTTGATGAATTAAACTGTCCTTCATATCTCCCTTATTATATCCAGACGCCAAAATGTCAGTTTGCATTTGAGTGCCATTTTCTTTGCATTCACCATCCAACAATGGGAACTGAATGTCCAAGTCCTCACGAAGTGAATAAGATGCAAAATCTGAGTTCTTTAATTCAAAATGGTCAGAACTCATGGTTTCATTATTTGCATATCTAGCGTCACAAGAACCTCCAACAAAATTGTCAGACAATTTCCTACTATCCTCTGAACATGACAATGATTGTGCACTAAACAGAACATCCATGCTTGACAATGCAACTTCTTTTTCGGGTGCTTGTTTATCACTGAAAGAAACAGGAAAATCCGCACAAGATTTGGATACCACAACTGCATCACTCAACTCAGAGGTAGTCGTGACTTTGATCCCTTTAGATAATAGTGAAAGATAATTTGCATCATCAATCTCATTATCTCTAACACAAAGCTCAGCCTCTGAAAGCTCCTTTTTCCCATGTAAAGTAATGATCCCATTCAAGCACGATTCCAGGTTAGAACCTAAGCTTTGAACAGATTGATCCAAAACTTCTGAACAACATGCATCCTTCACCTTCACACTTGAGGCAGTATCCCAATCATTTGCATGGCTAACTGAATTTACAGGTTTTGGAGAAATTCCCTCCATCTTTGAGTGCAAAAACTTTGAATGAGTCCTAgcttttctctttttcatattGTTTATATCCCCTTCACCAAATCCAACAGAAAGATTAGAACTTGAAAATGGCTCTTCCTTGCCACAATTCTCAGAAGATATGGCAGCGTAACTGGGGGAAACATCCTTCACAGCATCATTAGTGATGTCAGAACACTGACCAGCGGTACCATCTTCTAAATTGACCAGTCCACTATAAGAACCCTGTGTCACAGCAATAGCATTTTGTATGCAATCTGTACCAGAGTGAATCTTAATTTTTCCTGAATTTGAAGGGGCAGACATTGCGCTGCTTGATGCAGGGTTGATCACGTCTGGATTTTCTTCCAAAATAGCATACTTGGTGATAATAGTAGGGACCATAAGTCCAAAACCAGATTCACCAGTAAGACCACATTCAGTAACTGTAAGCTTCTCTTTAGATCCTTTAAGATCACCAGAAATTAGGCCATAAACGCTACTAGCAGAGTTATATGTATTAGTGTGATCTGACTTACCAATATTGTCAGCTGAACTAAGAACGCTGTCATCTACTACATCTATAACAAACCCATTCTGTGGACATCTTACATTTGAATAATTCTCACATGATTGAGACTCTTGATTCTGACATAGCTGTTTAATATCACAACCCACATCATTGATTTTGGAAGTACTTCCATTTAATAATTCAGGAACCATGTTAGTATCTGGCATTCTACGCAAGTCATGGACAGAATTATTTGCATCTAAACACTCAGAATCAATCTTTTTAGCTTCACCAGTAGAAGCACAAGATTGAGAATTTGGAATGTTAAGGCCACTTTCAAACCTGGCGGCTCCTTTCTGAGTATCTGAATCTTCATCAGTTTCACATTCTCGTGACCTGGAATGTGGCCCCAAACTCAGCAGGGTTAGATCTCCATTTCTATCTTCAAGCAATTGATTCCGATCCTTTGATAAATTGTATGAACTATGGCCAGGCATTGACATCTTGTCTACAGTGATGTTTTTCTGCTCCAGACAAGGTTCAACTTTGTTGGGAACAGAGACAGATGAAGAACTAGGTATGACTCGATCAGGTTGCACACATCCATGAACCTTATTCACTGATCGTGAATTTGACATTGTAGATTTTGGATTTCCAACAACTTTCTTCACTACTCTCTTGACAACTTTTTTCTTCTTGACAACCCTTGGGGAGGACTTACCAGAGTGAATTTTGGTACTTCCACCTGCAACCTCATTTTTCACACTATCAGTCTCACGGGTGCAAGGTTGAGAACAAGGATTAACAACATTATTCTGTAAGCTTAAATCATTCACAGATCCAGAGCAGTCATTCACTTTGCATGATGAGCTATTCAAAGTTACAACATCCCTAGATACTTTTGCAGCTTCCAAACCAGAACAATCACTATCGGATACTGAaaccttttttctcttttctgaGGGAGTTAAATCAGCATCAGAGACAGAATTCATATTTGTATCAGTAACAACAGTCGAAGTCGAAGCGGTCACAATAGCCTTCGCAACCAGGGAATTTGATTCAAAAGAGATATCAAGTTCCACAGGACTtccttccctttcttcttgtTTCATCCCATGACCTACATGCCCACACTGCTCCTTGCCCCTGAAATCATTAGTGTTAGACTCAGCAGAATAACCAGCATTCCGTAATTGTTCAATCTCACGATTCCTATAACTTGGTTTTGCATTCTGGATCCTAAGAAGAGCACTCTTCTTTTGAACCTGTTTCTTTAGAGAAGGTCGCCATAATTCATGACCAAACTCCCTGTTGTTCCCTCTGCCACTATATCTACCCGATTCCCATCCATATTCCTCACGCGTCCCAACGCgaaaatcatcatcaacattcTTAGCAAAACCAATCTCGCCGGTCCCCAATTCGAACCGTGAATCAGGCAACTCCTTAGGTCCCCTCCTCTCATTCAACCACCTCTTGCCTTCGCCATGCCCATCTCTTCTTCCAACCCTGGGAATCTTATCCTCGAATTCCACACTATACCCGCGAACATACCCCCCGGGTTTCAAATCAATATTAATCTCCCTTGACATCGCCGGTGGCGCCCTGCCGAAGCCTCCGTTGGGCAAGTCGTGTCTGGGTGGCAAATCCCCAACGCCGCGGCGGTGGTAATTGTGGTAATTAGCATCATTACCGCTGCCGCAACCAAACTCCTCATCCTTCCTAGGGTTACCCTCATACTCATACtcaagtctccacctggagcgATCGGGATCGTATCGAATCTTTTCGGCCGGATATGCCGAGGGCGGCAGCGAGACCCCTTCACGGTGTTGGCGCAATTCACTGTCAAGATCAACGGGGGTATAATTCCTCGGAAGGAGACAGTCGGGAGCGATCCTACGGCCAGGGTTAGGGTCCCAGCGTGTTTCAGTGTCGAAACGAGGAAAATTGCGGCGGGGGAAAGGATCGCCCGGGAGGATTCGGCTGGCAATCCTGGGGGATTGGGAAAATGGCTGATTGTGGTTGTTGGAGATTGGGTGTTCTTCTTGGAAGGGACGATTAGGGTAGTTAGGGGAATTGAATTGGGGGAATTGGTTTTGATGGGATGGCGGGTGGTTGTTATTGGGGGCATAAGGAGGCGGAGGAGGAGGTGTGCGGATGGTGCGATAGCGGAGGGGTTGTGCTTGGGGAGGAGGGGCTGGCGGAGTGGGGAGGGACGGGGGCGGAGGGGGCGGCGGAGGGAGGTGGCTGTGGTTGTGATGAGGAGGGGGAGGGGCGTACCTAGTGTGGTTGGTGTTGTTGTCGTCGTTGTTGTGATCATGGtggctgtggtggtggtggtggacgTAGTGGGAGTGGTGTTGGTCCATGACAGTTGATAAAGGATGGTAGTGGTACTCTGCGACCAAGTGGGGGATTGGTGGCGGCGGAGATTGGATCGATATCACCCTGCGTGTGTTAGTTAACTTGCAAGGCTCTCCTTTGCTGGATCCAACAACGGCGTTTCCGTGATTTTTGTTTGGAATTGTCGCTCCGGCTGCTTCGGCTGCTTCAGAGTGAATAATTATACAGTAGCCCCACACATCTAAATCTTTTGgcaattaaattcaatgaaattGACTCAAATCTAACAAAACTTGATGTGCGTTCAAAATCAAGCCGTGTTTTTTTATTTCGTATTTTTCCCGTATGCCTCCTTCTATTAATGttactatttctattttttttctcttctttttcatatattattatagttatttttttttaatttttataatttttttgttttattttttaaaaaagaataaaacaaaaaatataaaagaatgaaataaataagaataaataaaaaaataaaagatgagataaaaaatgaaaaagatttttaaatggtacataatttataaaaaaaaaatagtactaaaattctttaataatagcacataatttttttattttgacaaaatatagaaatatttttttaattttgtacttttttatcttattattcttcttcgtttctttcttcttttcttttctcttttgctcttattttttcttttaagaacaTTATTTCTTATATTAGCCTTGAATGAACATGTCTATATCATATTATAATCTTATTTAGTTGAATAAATATAAGTTTACATTTATTGGAttgaatttttgttaaaaatataaatagtaccaaaatttgtttaaaataaatTGCATACTAAAAGAGCACGTTAACTCTATAAAATGAAATAAGATAGtaccaaaattacttaaaattgacactaaaaatttaataacacgacataaaaaatattaaatctttCTAAACAAAATTACACATTCAGTGAATTGAATGCTTatcttatatataaaataatacaaaaatctaaaaaataacactGAAATGTCTTCACTCTTGAAATTTTCAACTAAatgatgtgataaaattaaactcatttcatGAATACTTGAGTTACAGAttcacaaattttaataaaaaaaataagtgaaaGAATTTGTATATAATATCGCAAAATTAAGCATAACACAATAATTCTTCTTTTAAGAAAAGGATGACGTAtctgaaatataaaataatacaataattttttaattttgacaataaaattttattacaaaacacaaaaatttcttctttaatattgtatttttttttctttttattattcttctttcttgcttttttgtTGCTCTTAATTCGTCTTTTAGGAGCATTACTTCTTATATTAGATTTGAATGAACATGTCTGTACTGTATTGCAATcttatttagttgaatgaatgtaggttcacaCTTATTTGAGTTGAATTCTTGTTAgaaacaaaaataacaccaaaatatgTTGACTCTAATACCGAAATGTCTTTACTCCAATACTAAAATTTTCAACTAAATAATGTGATAGAATTAAGAATTTATTTTATGAAAACTTGAGTTGCaaatttacaaattttaatagaaaagaaataaataaaaattttgtagaTAACACAGTGAAATTAAATATAACAAGTACGAAAATTTGA
This region of Arachis hypogaea cultivar Tifrunner chromosome 8, arahy.Tifrunner.gnm2.J5K5, whole genome shotgun sequence genomic DNA includes:
- the LOC112706494 gene encoding uncharacterized protein isoform X16, with the protein product MDQHHSHYVHHHHHSHHDHNNDDNNTNHTRYAPPPPHHNHSHLPPPPPPPPSLPTPPAPPPQAQPLRYRTIRTPPPPPPYAPNNNHPPSHQNQFPQFNSPNYPNRPFQEEHPISNNHNQPFSQSPRIASRILPGDPFPRRNFPRFDTETRWDPNPGRRIAPDCLLPRNYTPVDLDSELRQHREGVSLPPSAYPAEKIRYDPDRSRWRLEYEYEGNPRKDEEFGCGSGNDANYHNYHRRGVGDLPPRHDLPNGGFGRAPPAMSREINIDLKPGGYVRGYSVEFEDKIPRVGRRDGHGEGKRWLNERRGPKELPDSRFELGTGEIGFAKNVDDDFRVGTREEYGWESGRYSGRGNNREFGHELWRPSLKKQVQKKSALLRIQNAKPSYRNREIEQLRNAGYSAESNTNDFRGKEQCGHVGHGMKQEEREGSPVELDISFESNSLVAKAIVTASTSTVVTDTNMNSVSDADLTPSEKRKKVSVSDSDCSGLEAAKVSRDVVTLNSSSCKVNDCSGSVNDLSLQNNVVNPCSQPCTRETDSVKNEVAGGSTKIHSGKSSPRVVKKKKVVKRVVKKVVGNPKSTMSNSRSVNKVHGCVQPDRVIPSSSSVSVPNKVEPCLEQKNITVDKMSMPGHSSYNLSKDRNQLLEDRNGDLTLLSLGPHSRSRECETDEDSDTQKGAARFESGLNIPNSQSCASTGEAKKIDSECLDANNSVHDLRRMPDTNMVPELLNGSTSKINDVGCDIKQLCQNQESQSCENYSNVRCPQNGFVIDVVDDSVLSSADNIGKSDHTNTYNSASSVYGLISGDLKGSKEKLTVTECGLTGESGFGLMVPTIITKYAILEENPDVINPASSSAMSAPSNSGKIKIHSGTDCIQNAIAVTQGSYSGLVNLEDGTAGQCSDITNDAVKDVSPSYAAISSENCGKEEPFSSSNLSVGFGEGDINNMKKRKARTHSKFLHSKMEGISPKPVNSVSHANDWDTASSVKVKDACCSEVLDQSVQSLGSNLESCLNGIITLHGKKELSEAELCVRDNEIDDANYLSLLSKGIKVTTTSELSDAVVVSKSCADFPVSFSDKQAPEKEVALSSMDVLFSAQSLSCSEDSRKLSDNFVGGSCDARYANNETMSSDHFELKNSDFASYSLREDLDIQFPLLDGECKENGTQMQTDILASGYNKGDMKDSLIHQQSIVSHPSDGDLEEDAPEAPSDVCSQGISEAPERGNLNCTSIQDENNCGDISAVEHGSDLPTCTSPIQHTNKIMKSANATGHSNPVERNLMRQSSQVNSKVSNNGPVSYFSENGSKNTLGGAMPKTQKGRSFIISKSNSKTSASSTHLSNPRTWRRSGNNSQGSLPGNKLSPGKFLPKRQILDRKGNFQNTSYIRKGNSLVRQPTTVSFTQISSVNKSPLSLDELSKSTRSGSRIDVSDQLTLKTGVAEVPQQSQRKPSLSIGTLSEENISSPLVEPPSSGCYENASDPRKLIDINDTPNSSKDDSNQYETPDNQSSPLSKLENQVEANDGHISSFSTKRIVYTKPKTNQLVATSNSRDEKSQTAFSEGYYKRCKNQLVRNMNQTVAVPKATLDSDGQGSCKVLCNRKLSKRQLHKVAGRSFKSLRASLVWTLCGKKSPKNGHNSWHSQRVLPQLFPWKRPTYLRSVIHNSASCSNSTFLSAVRKMDTVYTRSTRGFSLWKSKVLSVGGSSLKWSKSIEKNSKQANEEATLAVAAVERKKREQKDDESLSSATADSGLVVKRAYIPRRLVIGNDEYVRIGNGNQLIRDPKKRTRKLANEKVRWSLHTARQRLARKQKYCQFFTRFGKCNKEGGKCPYVHDPSKIAVCTKFLNGLCSTPSCKLTHKVIPERMPDCSYFLQGLCTNRNCPYRHVNVNPKASVCEGFLKGYCADGNECRKKHSCICPTFQATGTCTKGTRCKLHHPEKQKGKKRKRSGDQSNSNSRGRYFASVPINVSEAGIVVIPGQRDLSDDLEGELTDYISLQDDYTKTVGQSLALTLCDSDSLSLQLEDYEVNIKPTLLMKTKGTPRSSWSSVLQS